The genomic segment GCTTAATCATTTTATACGAACCAGGAACGACGCCATGAGCAAGTCTGAAAACCTCTACAGTGCAGCCCGGGAGCTTATTCCAGGCGGTGTGAACTCGCCGGTCCGCGCCTTTACCGGCGTGGGTGGAACGCCGCTGTTTATTGAACGTTCTGACGGCGCGTACCTGTTTGATGTCGACGGTAAAGCCTATATCGATTATGTCGGCTCCTGGGGCCCGATGGTGCTGGGGCATAACCACCCGGCGATCCGCAATGCGGTGATTGACGCGGCCCAGCGCGGCCTGAGCTTTGGCGCGCCAACCGAAATGGAAGTCAAGATGGCGGCGCTGGTCACCGAACTGGTTCCCACCATGGACATGGTGCGTATGGTGAACTCCGGAACCGAGGCCACCATGAGCGCTATCCGTCTGGCGCGCGGTTTTACCGGTCGTGACAAAATCATCAAATTTGAAGGTTGCTACCATGGCCACGCCGACTGCCTGCTGGTGAAAGCGGGTTCCGGCGCCTTAACCCTCGGCCAGCCGAACTCTCCAGGCGTACCGGCCGACTTCGCCAGACACACCCTGACCTGCACCTATAACGATCTGGACACCGTTCGCGCGGCGTTCGAACAGTATCCGCAGGAGATCGCCTGCATCATCGTAGAGCCGGTTGCAGGCAACATGAACTGCATCCCACCCCAACCTGATTTCCTGCCGGGCCTGCGCGCCCTGTGCGATGAATACGGCGCTCTGCTGATTATCGACGAAGTGATGACCGGTTTCCGCGTGGCGCTGGCGGGCGCTCAGTCATACTACGGCGTGGAGCCGGATCTAACCTGTCTGGGCAAAATCATCGGCGGCGGTATGCCGGTCGGCGCCTTTGGTGGCCGTAAAGAGGTGATGGAAGCGCTGGCGCCAACCGGTCCGGTTTACCAGGCGGGTACGCTGTCAGGCAACCCGATTGCCATGGCAGCCGGATTCGCCTGCCTGACCGAAGTTGCACAGCCGGGTATTCACGAAACCCTGACCAGCCTGACCACGCAGTTGGCAAACGGTCTGCTTGAGGCAGCCAGCGACGCGGGTATTCCGCTGGTGGTTAACCACGTGGGCGGGATGTTCGGGATCTTCTTCACCGATGCAAAAACTGTGACCCGCTACCAGGACGTAGTGAAGTGCGACGTTGAACGCTTCAAGCGCTTCTTCCACCTGATGCTCGAGGAAAGGGTCTATCTGGCGCCCTCGGCATTTGAAGCAGGCTTTATGTCCGTAGCGCACAGCGAAGACGATATCAATAACACCATTGACGCCGCGCGTAAGGTGTTTGCGAAGCTGTAAGATGTGCGTCTTGATGCCCTTACCCCGGCCTCAGCGATTTACAGCCGGGCCAGATCATCGCTGAAAGCCTGCAATCGTGCTGAAACAACGTTATTGCTTCTGTTTAAACATTACTGGGGAACCCTCAGCCCACGGGGAGAGGGAGCAAACACTAAAACGGCAATCTAAGGATTGCCGTTTACTATGATTACCGACTCTGCTTTCGCAACAGATAAATAAAGTACGGCGCGCCGATGAAGGTCGACAGCAGCCCCGCCGGGATCTGATACGGGAACAGCGCCATTCTTCCACACCAGTCGGCAAACACCAGTATCACGCCGCCCGCCAGGGCAGACATCACGATATGCGGCATCGTCCGACGGAAGCCCATCATTCGGGCGATGTGCGGCGCCATTAATCCCACAAAGCTGAGCGGCCCTATGGTCATGGTCGCCGTTGCCGTCAGACAGGCAGCCAGCAGTAGCAGGCCCACGCGGGTAGGTGTTAACGCCATCCCCACCGCGCGTGCGGTTTCACCGCCCAGCGGCAGAATAGTCATCCAGCGACGGCACAATGGCACCATCACCAGAAGGACAATCATCGCGATCCCGGTATTAACCACCTGACTGCCAGTCGCCCCGTAGGTCGAACCGGCGATCCAGGTCAGGATCTGCGCCATGCGCGGATCGCCGCTTGCCTGTAACATCATCAGCAGCATGGTGAACGCGGTGCTTAGCGCCATCCCCGCCAGCAGCATGCGATGCGGCGAGAATCCACCGCGACCGGACGCAATCATAATAATAAGCAGCGTGACCGCCGCACCGATACTTCCGGCAGGCATCAGCCAGCCAAAGGCATTCCCCGGCACCATGAACAGCATCAGCACCACGCCAAACGCCGCGCCGGAGCTGATCCCCAGCACTTCCGGGCTGGCCATCGGGTTACCGGTCAGGCGCTGGATAATACAGCCCGCCACCGCCAGCATCACACCGGCAAATAGCGCCGAAAAGATGCGCGGCCAGCGCCACTGCAGCAATGCATTGAATACATCGCCCGTCGCCCAGTGCCACCCCGTCGCATCACGCCCGAAGGCGAGTGCGGCCACGCAGGCGATAATCAGTACGCCCAGCCCGGCGAGGCTAAACCACAGCACCGACTGACGTTCAGGATAGACGTTATCGCCCGCATCCATCGCAGGCGCACTGATGCTGCGCAGACGTGGCAGCAGCCACAGCAGCAGCGGCGCGCCAATCAGCGCCGTCACCGAACCGGTGGAGACCTCCATCCAGACGCGGGCCAGCCAGAGAATCACCTGATCGGAGAGCCAGAGGATTAGGGCGCCAATCAGCGGAGCCAGCAGTAAACGCGCCAGCAGGCGGCGCGCGCCGAGCATTTTTGCCAGCAGCGGCGCAAAAAGCCCGATAAAACCGATAATCCCGACTGCGTTGACCAGCAGGGCGCTGAGCACAATCGCCAGCGTCAGCGCTGCCAGCCGCGCCAGGGACAACGCCAGCCCCAGGTTACGCGCGACGCCATCATCAAGCCCCATTAGCGTCAGCGGGCGTAAGAGCAGGAATGTCAGCACCACGCCGCCAACTAACTGCGGCCACAGGCGCTGCGCTATGCTCCAGTCAGTCTGGGTAAGCGTGCCGGAACTCCACAGGAACATGCTTTGCAGTTGATCGTGATGGAACAGCACCAGCAGTTGGTTGACCGCCCCGCAGTAAAGGCTGACCACTAATCCCGCGAGGATCAGCGTCACCGGGGAGAGACGTTTGCCCCAGGCCACGCCGAATACCAGCGCCCCGACCGCGACCGCGCCCGCGAGCGCCGCAAACTGCGAGGTTAGCGCCCCGGGCAGTGCCCACAGCGTCGTGATAGTGATCCCAAGCTGCGCCCCCGTCGCCACGCCGAGGGTGGTCGGCTCTGCCAGCGGGTTACGCAATACCTGCTGGAATAAGACGCCCACCAGCCCTAACCCGGCCCCGACCAGCAGGGAAACCGCCAGACGTGGCAGCAGGCTATAGTGGAACAGCATCTGTTGAATGTTGTCGATATCTGGCACAGCAAAGGCCGCGCCCCACTGTTCGCGCGGTAATGCATTCGACAGGTTGAACCCGGTCAGCGCCAGGGTCACCAGCAAAATCACCGTCAGCAGCAGCGCCGGGAAACGGGCAATGCGCGTACTCATGCTTTGCCTCCCATGACGTTATCCAGCACCCGGGCAAAATGCATGGCCGACAACGTCGCGCCGTAGAACCACACGGCTGGGGCACGCAGGAAGCGTTGCTGGCGCACAAACGGCATCGCCTGCCAGAGCGGCGTCGACATCAATGCCTGCATGTCGCGCTCATTGCCGTGATCGAAACAGAGCACATCCACATCACGAAACGCCGCCAGCCGGTCGATACCGACGGCGGTGCTGCCCCAGAAGGTCATCTCGCCGTCCCATGCATTGCGAATGCCAAAGCTATCGAGCACTTCCTGAAACAGACAGTTTTTGCCGAAAACCAGCATATGGCGGGCATCCAGCAGCGTTACCATCAGCAGCGGGCGATCCCCGCGGTGGGCAAAGCGTGGCTTCAGGGAGTCAATCTGCGCGTCAAATTCAGCGAGATGCTGCTTCGCTACCGCTTCGCGGTTGAGGAACTGCGCCATCTCATTGATAGAGTTTTTCGCCATCGTCAGCGGTTTTTTACCGTCGCTGAAGGTAAAACCACGGCCGGGGGCGATACGCGCCATCGTCGCTTCTGACGGACCGTAGCCTGCGGACCAGAACAGAAATGACGGCTTCATGTGCGTGAGCAGCTCAAGGTTAGGCTCCGTACGCAGGCCGATGTCAATAACGGAATCGGGCAGCTTCGGCTCATTCACCCACAGGTTGTAGTTAGGAATATCCGCTACACCGTAGGGGGTGATGCCCAGCGCCATCATCAGTTCTACCGGCAACCATTCCAGGGCGACAATGCGGTGCGGATCAATCGCGGCCGCGCCCGCGGTATTCATTTTCAACAACAGCGGGGAAAGTGCCATCGCCGTCAGTAAGCGTCGGCGGCTAATCAGAGTGGAGTCCAGCATCAGTAGACAAAGCTCACCGGAGCAGCCCCGGCAGGGTGAGGCAAAATACCCATTGGGATACCGTAAATGTGTTCCAGCGTGTCGCTACGCATCAGTTCCGACGGCGCGCCCTGGGCAATCATCTCACCGCCACGGAGCGCCACGAGATAGTCGCAATAACGCGCCGCCATGTTGATATCATGCAGGACCGCAATCACCGTCAACCCGCGCTGCTGGCTTAAACGATGTACCAACGCCAGGACATCGACCTGGTGCGCAATATCCAGCGCGGAGGTCGGTTCATCAAGCAGCAAACAGCGGCTATCCTGCGCCACCAGCATCGCAATCCACGCACGCTGGCGTTCGCCTCCGGACAGGCTATCCACCAGGCGGTGCGCGAGCGGTTTTAAACCCACCAGCGAAATCGCTTCTTCCACTTTCTCTCTGTCGGCCACACCGAAGCGCCCAAGCGCCCCGTGCCACGGATAACGGCCAATCGCCACCAGCTCACGCACCGTCATCCCTTCCGCCTGCGGCAGTTGCTGCGGCAAATAGGCTACTTTGCGGGCAAAGGCTTTACTGCTCCAGCGCTCAAGCGGTTGTTCGTCCAGCAATATATCGCCCTCAGACGGCGGCTGATGACGGCCAAGCATTTTCAGCAGAGTCGATTTCCCCGACCCATTGTGACCAATCAGGCCGGTCACTTTTCCTGCGGGAAACGTCAAAGAGAGCGGATGCAGCAAGGTGCGCCCGGGTACGCGAAAAGAGAGATGATTGAGCGTAAAGGTGGTGTCGGATTGCGTTTTATTATCCTGCATTTTCAGCCAACTTAAATAAAAAGGGCACGGTGAACCGTGCCCAAAGGGAGTTTAGAAGCGGAAGGTCGCGGTAGCAACAACCTGACGTCCTGCCCCCCAGTAGCATGCGTATTCGCTATAGCAGCTGGAGACATACTCGCGGTCAAAGATGTTGTTCACGTTGACGCCGACCGAGGAACCCGGCAGTCCAAAGCGCGCCAGATCGTATTTCACGGTCGCATCCGCCAGGGCAAAGCCCGCCACGTTAAATGACTGGTACGCTTTTGGCGAGGTGGCTGAATAATAGGAGACGGTGTTACCAATGTACCGGGTGCCCGCGCCTACCGTCAGACCACTCAGCGCCGTTTCGTGGAAGGTATAATCCGCCCAGAGAGAGGCCATGTTACGCGGCACTTCCGCCGGACGACGGCCTTCATACCAGGTATCGTGCGTGTATTCTGCATCCGTGTAGGTATAAGATGCCGTCACGTTAACGTTGGCATTCACCGCCGCTTTGGCTTCCAGTTCCAGGCCACGCGAGCGAATTTCACCGCCCTGCACGCTAAAGCCACTGGTCGGGTTCGCCGGGTCGGCAGTCAGGTTGTTGTTTTTGGTCAACTGGAAGACCGCCGCCGTCACAACAACAGGCAGATCTTTCGGTACGTATTTCACGCCCGCTTCATACTGCTTGCCGCGCGCCGGATCGAACGGTTTACCGCCCAGAGTTGCACCGGAGATTGGCTCGAAGGATTCGCTGTAACTAAAGTAGGGCGTGACGCCATTATCGAACAGGTAGTTAATACCGCCGCGCCAGGTGAACGCCCGATCGTTAATTTCAGCCGTCGTGGCAGAGGAACGGGTCAGCGTGGACGTTTTGGCAAAATCGTAACGTCCGCCGAGGGTCAGTACCCATTTATCCCATTCGGCCTGATCTTGCGCGTACAGGCCCGTTTGTTCCTGGCGATTAAGCACGGCATACGGGAAGGTCACGTTGATATTCGCATTGTTGTGCTGCGGATTGGTCATGCTGATAGGATCAGCGGTGCCATAATCAGCGTCAATATCGTTGCGCATGCGAAGGTAATCAACGCCCGTTAACAGGGTATGCTCAACGGCACCGGTCGAGAGTTTGGACTGCAGTTGGGTATCGACCGTGAACGAGTTCAGTTTTTCATCAGAACGCACATAGGCGCGGCTGATTTGCGCCGGTGGGATATAGCCGTTGCCGTACACTGAACGGTAGAGCGTGTTAACTTTGGTGTAGCGCAGGTTTTGACGCACGGTAAAGGTATCGTCAAATTGATGCGAGAAGCTGTAACCGACCATCTTCTGGCGACGGGAGATTTTGTTGTCTTCATCCCCTTCGTTGAAATCGGTCGGCAGCTTGTGCGCTTTTCCGTTGGCGTCATAGTAAGGCACAACGGTACCTTCCCGCGGCAGCCAGCCGTAATAGCCCGCATCCGGATCGTTCTGGAAGTTACTCAGGAAAGTGAAATCGGTTTTGTCGTCAGGACGCCAGCTGAAAGCAGGCGCAATAGCGTAGCGGGTAGACTTAATCCTTTCCTGCTGCGCATTTTCACTGCGGCCCAGCCCGGTCAGGCGGTATGACCATACGCCGTCATCGTCAATCGCATCGCTGAAATCGAACCCGGTTTGCCACAGGTTATCGGTGCCCATCTTGAACTGAATTTCTTTTAGCGGCTCTGTTGTTGGACGCTTGCTTACCATACTGACCACCCCGCCCGGGTGGCTTTTGCCGTACAGGACGGAGGTAGGCCCACGCAGCAGTTCAACGCGTTCAAGGAAATAGGGATCCATGGACACTTCAGAATAGTTATCACCCTGCAGCTTCATGCCATCCAGATACTGGTTGGTATTCACGGTGGTAGAGGTCGTGAAGCCTCGAATTGAGACCACATCGTACGTTGTCGACGCGCCGCGAGTGGCAAAAACACCCGGTGTATATGAGAGGGCTTGCTTAACCGTACCCGGCTGTTTCATGTCCATTTCTTCTCGCGTGACCACGGAAATAGACTGCGGGGTTTTCTCAATCGGCGTATCGGTCTTTGTCGCCGTTGCGCTACGTTTTGCCGCAATCGTGGGAGCTGGCCCCCAGGCACTTTCCTGCGCAGCCGGTGCGGCAGTGACGGTGATAGTTTCTTCTTTTTTCGGGGTTTCGGCAGCATGTGCATGAGTAGACATGCCGGCAACCGCTGTGGCTACGACGACCGCGATTTTACGCAGCGACGTGTTATTTGGCTGAGCAGTATTGGAAAGCGCCATGATGGTTCTCTGATGAAAAAGGTGAATGATAACGTAAACGAGAATTATTATTATGACCGCAGAATAATATGCGAATCGCTGGCGGTATAGCAAGCAGTATGCGGCCCTACAAGAATTAAGGGTTTAAGAAATAAACAACAGGAAACGTGGCGTTAATAAGCCTTGAAATTGCCGTTAAGAAAATGAGCAGTAGAGGTGAAAAAATACCCCCTTGCGTGGAAGGGGGTATCTGAGGGGTTAGTTAGCGCCGAACATGTCTTTTATCCAGCCAGCGACGCCGTCGCTCTCTTTCTTCTCATTCTGCGGCTGCTGCTGCGGCTGCTGAGGTTGCGAAGGCTGACCGAACGGATCCCCCGTCGGCTGTTCAGGCTGGCTCTGCTGACACAGCGAGTCCGGATTGGTCGTCCAGACAGGCAAGGTACGCATACCGCCGCCGCAAAGGAAGTTACCTGCATCATCCACGCCCATATCGACGATATCTTCCGGCGCCACCAGGTTCAGCGGTACCGGAGACTGATTCGCCAGATAGCGCTGGTAAATGGACATCGCCCCGCTCGCACCGTACAGCTTTGTTGGCTGGTTGTTATCGCGACCCACCCAGGTGATCACCACTTCACGGCCATCGATACCGGCAAACCAGGTATCAACGTTGTTGTTGGTGGTCCCGGTTTTACCCGCCAGATGCAGACCCGGATACTTCGCTCCCAACTGACGTCCGGTACCACGCTGCACGACCTGCTGCATGGTCCACAGCGTCATATAGGCCGCCTGGGCCGGAACGGCACGTTCCGCCTGCGGGAAGCTCTGATACAGCACGGAGCCGTCTTCGGCAATGACCGAGCGTAGCGCAGAGAGCTGCGCGCGATTACCGCCGCTGGCAATGGTCTGGAATGCCTGTGCAACCTCGATTGGCGTCAGGTTCAGCGCCCCCAGAATCATCGCCGGGACCGGATGCAGCTGGTTTTTCGGCGCCCCCAGCTTCTGCCAGGTCTCGGTGATGGCAGGCAGACCGAGCGACATTCCCAGGTTCACCGTCGGCACGTTCATGGAGCGGGTCAATGCATCCACCATCATCACCTGTCCGCTGAACTGCCTGTCATCGTTCTGCGGCGACCAGACCTGGCCGTTAGGCTGGCGCAGGGAGATTGGCGCATCGGCAATCCAGGTGTTTAAACGATACTGATTCGGCAGGCTCAGGGCGGTGAGATAGGTCGCCGGTTTCGCGAGGGAGCCAATGGAACGACGGGCCTGCATAGCGCGGTTGTAGCCTGCAAACTGCGGCTCAGCCCCGCCCACCATGGCGCGAACTTCGCCGGTATTACGGTCAACCACCACCATGGCGGTTTCAAGGTCGCTCAGCTTGCGCTGTTTCTTCAGGACCGGAATGCCCTCAACGGCCGCTTTTTCTGCCGCGTCCTGGGCCACCGGGTCAAAGGTGGTGAAGATCTTCACGCCGGAGAGATCTTTCACCTTGTCACCCAGCTTAGACTGCAGCTCCTGACGCACCATCTGCATGAATGCCGGCTGCGGCGAGATCACGCCGCCGCGCGGCTGAACGCCGAGTGGCCGAGCGCTCAGCATGTCGTACAGCTCCTGGTCAATCACCTGCTGCTGTTGCAGCAAGCGCAGGACCAGATTACGACGCTCCAGGGCAAGTTTCGGGTTGCGCCACGGGTTGTAAAT from the unidentified bacterial endosymbiont genome contains:
- the fhuD gene encoding Fe(3+)-hydroxamate ABC transporter substrate-binding protein FhuD, which gives rise to MLDSTLISRRRLLTAMALSPLLLKMNTAGAAAIDPHRIVALEWLPVELMMALGITPYGVADIPNYNLWVNEPKLPDSVIDIGLRTEPNLELLTHMKPSFLFWSAGYGPSEATMARIAPGRGFTFSDGKKPLTMAKNSINEMAQFLNREAVAKQHLAEFDAQIDSLKPRFAHRGDRPLLMVTLLDARHMLVFGKNCLFQEVLDSFGIRNAWDGEMTFWGSTAVGIDRLAAFRDVDVLCFDHGNERDMQALMSTPLWQAMPFVRQQRFLRAPAVWFYGATLSAMHFARVLDNVMGGKA
- the fhuC gene encoding Fe3+-hydroxamate ABC transporter ATP-binding protein FhuC; protein product: MQDNKTQSDTTFTLNHLSFRVPGRTLLHPLSLTFPAGKVTGLIGHNGSGKSTLLKMLGRHQPPSEGDILLDEQPLERWSSKAFARKVAYLPQQLPQAEGMTVRELVAIGRYPWHGALGRFGVADREKVEEAISLVGLKPLAHRLVDSLSGGERQRAWIAMLVAQDSRCLLLDEPTSALDIAHQVDVLALVHRLSQQRGLTVIAVLHDINMAARYCDYLVALRGGEMIAQGAPSELMRSDTLEHIYGIPMGILPHPAGAAPVSFVY
- the fhuB gene encoding Fe(3+)-hydroxamate ABC transporter permease FhuB; protein product: MSTRIARFPALLLTVILLVTLALTGFNLSNALPREQWGAAFAVPDIDNIQQMLFHYSLLPRLAVSLLVGAGLGLVGVLFQQVLRNPLAEPTTLGVATGAQLGITITTLWALPGALTSQFAALAGAVAVGALVFGVAWGKRLSPVTLILAGLVVSLYCGAVNQLLVLFHHDQLQSMFLWSSGTLTQTDWSIAQRLWPQLVGGVVLTFLLLRPLTLMGLDDGVARNLGLALSLARLAALTLAIVLSALLVNAVGIIGFIGLFAPLLAKMLGARRLLARLLLAPLIGALILWLSDQVILWLARVWMEVSTGSVTALIGAPLLLWLLPRLRSISAPAMDAGDNVYPERQSVLWFSLAGLGVLIIACVAALAFGRDATGWHWATGDVFNALLQWRWPRIFSALFAGVMLAVAGCIIQRLTGNPMASPEVLGISSGAAFGVVLMLFMVPGNAFGWLMPAGSIGAAVTLLIIMIASGRGGFSPHRMLLAGMALSTAFTMLLMMLQASGDPRMAQILTWIAGSTYGATGSQVVNTGIAMIVLLVMVPLCRRWMTILPLGGETARAVGMALTPTRVGLLLLAACLTATATMTIGPLSFVGLMAPHIARMMGFRRTMPHIVMSALAGGVILVFADWCGRMALFPYQIPAGLLSTFIGAPYFIYLLRKQSR
- the fhuA gene encoding ferrichrome porin FhuA, translated to MALSNTAQPNNTSLRKIAVVVATAVAGMSTHAHAAETPKKEETITVTAAPAAQESAWGPAPTIAAKRSATATKTDTPIEKTPQSISVVTREEMDMKQPGTVKQALSYTPGVFATRGASTTYDVVSIRGFTTSTTVNTNQYLDGMKLQGDNYSEVSMDPYFLERVELLRGPTSVLYGKSHPGGVVSMVSKRPTTEPLKEIQFKMGTDNLWQTGFDFSDAIDDDGVWSYRLTGLGRSENAQQERIKSTRYAIAPAFSWRPDDKTDFTFLSNFQNDPDAGYYGWLPREGTVVPYYDANGKAHKLPTDFNEGDEDNKISRRQKMVGYSFSHQFDDTFTVRQNLRYTKVNTLYRSVYGNGYIPPAQISRAYVRSDEKLNSFTVDTQLQSKLSTGAVEHTLLTGVDYLRMRNDIDADYGTADPISMTNPQHNNANINVTFPYAVLNRQEQTGLYAQDQAEWDKWVLTLGGRYDFAKTSTLTRSSATTAEINDRAFTWRGGINYLFDNGVTPYFSYSESFEPISGATLGGKPFDPARGKQYEAGVKYVPKDLPVVVTAAVFQLTKNNNLTADPANPTSGFSVQGGEIRSRGLELEAKAAVNANVNVTASYTYTDAEYTHDTWYEGRRPAEVPRNMASLWADYTFHETALSGLTVGAGTRYIGNTVSYYSATSPKAYQSFNVAGFALADATVKYDLARFGLPGSSVGVNVNNIFDREYVSSCYSEYACYWGAGRQVVATATFRF
- the mrcB gene encoding bifunctional glycosyl transferase/transpeptidase produces the protein MAGNDREPIGRKGKPTRPAKEKVSRRRLRDEEYDDDYEDDDEDQEPMPRKGKGKGRKPRGKRGWFWLLLKLFIVLVVLIAIYGVYLDQKIRSRIDGKVWQLPAAVYGRMVNLEPEMSISKNEMVKLLQATQYRQVSKMTRPGEFTVQAKSIEMIRRPFDFPDSKEGQVRARLSFDSERLETIENMDNNRQFGFFRLDPRLITMLSSANGEQRLFVARNGFPDLLVDTLLATEDRHFYEHDGISLYSIGRAVLANLTAGRTVQGASTLTQQLVKNLFLSSERSYWRKANEAYMAVLMDARYSKDRILELYMNEVYLGQSGDNEIRGFPLASLYYFGRPVEELSLDQQALLVGMVKGASIYNPWRNPKLALERRNLVLRLLQQQQVIDQELYDMLSARPLGVQPRGGVISPQPAFMQMVRQELQSKLGDKVKDLSGVKIFTTFDPVAQDAAEKAAVEGIPVLKKQRKLSDLETAMVVVDRNTGEVRAMVGGAEPQFAGYNRAMQARRSIGSLAKPATYLTALSLPNQYRLNTWIADAPISLRQPNGQVWSPQNDDRQFSGQVMMVDALTRSMNVPTVNLGMSLGLPAITETWQKLGAPKNQLHPVPAMILGALNLTPIEVAQAFQTIASGGNRAQLSALRSVIAEDGSVLYQSFPQAERAVPAQAAYMTLWTMQQVVQRGTGRQLGAKYPGLHLAGKTGTTNNNVDTWFAGIDGREVVITWVGRDNNQPTKLYGASGAMSIYQRYLANQSPVPLNLVAPEDIVDMGVDDAGNFLCGGGMRTLPVWTTNPDSLCQQSQPEQPTGDPFGQPSQPQQPQQQPQNEKKESDGVAGWIKDMFGAN
- the hemL gene encoding glutamate-1-semialdehyde 2,1-aminomutase, with translation MSKSENLYSAARELIPGGVNSPVRAFTGVGGTPLFIERSDGAYLFDVDGKAYIDYVGSWGPMVLGHNHPAIRNAVIDAAQRGLSFGAPTEMEVKMAALVTELVPTMDMVRMVNSGTEATMSAIRLARGFTGRDKIIKFEGCYHGHADCLLVKAGSGALTLGQPNSPGVPADFARHTLTCTYNDLDTVRAAFEQYPQEIACIIVEPVAGNMNCIPPQPDFLPGLRALCDEYGALLIIDEVMTGFRVALAGAQSYYGVEPDLTCLGKIIGGGMPVGAFGGRKEVMEALAPTGPVYQAGTLSGNPIAMAAGFACLTEVAQPGIHETLTSLTTQLANGLLEAASDAGIPLVVNHVGGMFGIFFTDAKTVTRYQDVVKCDVERFKRFFHLMLEERVYLAPSAFEAGFMSVAHSEDDINNTIDAARKVFAKL